A genomic stretch from Engraulis encrasicolus isolate BLACKSEA-1 chromosome 12, IST_EnEncr_1.0, whole genome shotgun sequence includes:
- the LOC134460280 gene encoding keratin-associated protein 5-11-like, with product MYTLCVCVFCVPVSVCVYVCVCVCVCVCVCVCVCVCVCVCVCVCVCVCVCVCVCVCVCVCVCVCVCVCVCVCVCVCVCVCVCVCVCVCVCVCVCVCVCVCVCVCVCVCVCLHLSVCVCVCVCVCVCVSVCVCVCVCACVCVCVCVRVCVCVCVCVCVCVCVCVCVCVCVSTKVCVCVCVCVCVCVCV from the exons tctgtgtgcctgtgtctgtctgtgtgtatgtgtgtgtgtgtgtgtgtgtgtgtgtgtgcgtgtgtgtgtgtgtgtgtgtgtgtgtgtgtgtgtgtgtgtgt gtgtgtgtgtgtgtgtgtgtgtgtgtgtgtgtgtgtgtgtgtgtgtgtgtgtgtgtgtgtgtgtgtgtgtgtgtgtgtgtgtgtgtgtgtgtgtgtgtgtgtgtgtgtgtgtgtgtttgtgtgtgtgtgtgtgtgtgtgtgtgtgtgtgtgtgtgtgtgtgtgtgtgtgtgtgtgtgtgtgtgtgtgtttgtgtgtgtgtgtgtttgcatttgt ctgtgtgtgtgtgtgtgtgtgtgtgtgtgtgtgtgtgtgtgt ctgtgtgtgtgtgtgtgtgtgtgtgtgcgtgtgtgtgtgtgtgcgtgtgtgtgcgtgtgtgtgtgtgtgtgtgtgtgtgtgtgtgtgtgtgtgtgtgtgtgtgtgtgtgtgtgtgtgtgtgtgtgt cgaccaaggtgtgtgtgtgtgtgtgtgtgtgtgtgtgtgtgtgtgtgtgtgtg